The following proteins are co-located in the Dehalococcoidia bacterium genome:
- a CDS encoding serine protease, with protein sequence MRLLVWLLAMALAGMVGLIAVVAFQRELPPVPELEVLREEAPPTVGPTPTPLPSPPPQPTQLALELIQRNTTIIEATAPRGHGPLIQVSRGTGMVVRLLPDGYVILTAGHVLDSGTTVRARRVEARVWCEGRMISDYESSDVAVLYCHFGEASGLPRLSLPTLLTGARDYDGRPVLFRCHFDDAPRLGKVLGQVLSSTGQPMLVTDIPAEPGCSGSALLDTEGNLIGVVVGSDRERGTALAAVLPQGLNP encoded by the coding sequence ATGCGCCTGCTGGTCTGGCTCCTGGCGATGGCCCTGGCGGGGATGGTGGGCCTGATAGCGGTGGTGGCCTTCCAGCGTGAGCTGCCGCCGGTGCCGGAGCTGGAGGTGTTGAGGGAAGAGGCGCCACCCACCGTCGGCCCCACGCCCACCCCCCTGCCGTCGCCGCCGCCACAGCCCACGCAGCTGGCCCTCGAGCTGATACAACGCAACACCACCATCATCGAGGCGACGGCCCCCAGAGGCCATGGCCCTCTGATACAGGTGTCGCGGGGCACGGGGATGGTGGTCCGTCTGCTCCCCGATGGCTACGTCATCCTCACCGCCGGGCACGTGCTGGACTCCGGCACCACCGTGCGGGCGCGGCGAGTGGAGGCCCGCGTCTGGTGCGAGGGCCGCATGATCAGCGACTACGAGAGCTCGGACGTGGCCGTCCTCTACTGCCACTTCGGCGAGGCCAGCGGTCTGCCCCGGCTCTCGCTGCCCACGCTGTTGACCGGCGCCCGCGACTACGACGGGCGGCCTGTCCTCTTTCGCTGTCACTTCGACGACGCCCCCCGCCTGGGCAAGGTGCTGGGCCAGGTCCTCTCGTCCACCGGCCAGCCCATGCTGGTGACCGATATCCCCGCCGAGCCAGGCTGCAGCGGCTCCGCCCTCCTGGACACCGAGGGCAACCTCATCGGCGTGGTGGTGGGGTCCGACCGGGAGCGGGGGACGGCCCTGGCGGCGGTGCTGCCTCAGGGCCTGAACCCGTAG